The segment TCATTGAACCAAAGTCTGTAGCTTCCGGTTTTTcctggtttgtgtgtttttgtttgtcttcagtCACCCTTAAGTCAGAAattcttgtgttgttttgattcCTTCtccatttaatatttaatggcccttttctttcttcctcctgtctgaaCCAACAGTGTGTGGAGAgccacaggacacacacacacacacacacattctaacaCACATGGTGTGTTagaattatttaaaaagaaacatttctTAGATTTTAAACCTGAATGTTCCAGCACAAAATCTCTCCTAAAAGTAGTTTTCAGTGACGTTTTCTGTGCAGAAATTAAATATATTTGCAGAGTGAAACTGCTTCTTATTCATACCAATGAGAGATAACATAGAAAGGCGACTGTTGTACTAAAGAAAGTCACTTTTTTTATCTCTGTAAAtgctgaagttttttttataactgAATTTCTCTGCAGCCTCTTTTCATGTTCCAACAGTTAGCAGCCATGATTACTTTCTAACTCCTCCGTTttcctgctttctttctttctctgtctccacaGAAGGGTCACATAAGCAACATGCTGTGCTCTTTTGAGGCAGACGGTCGATTAAAGGTCTCAGTATACGgctttctgctctgctgctcggTGTGATGTGCTGTCGAAACCTTTTACACAAACTGTTTTTCATGGttctcacagaaacacactgccaGCTGtctgacacattttaaatacactGATGTGTTGACTTGAGTTTTCTGTTCACTAACATGGTCTCGGGTtgtttgtaggtgtgtgtgtctagctGTAGTTTCCCTTCCTGTCTACTAACCTGCCTGCCTGATAGAGAGTTTCTCTTATCTTTTTGTAATTTCAGTCCTTTCAGATTCTCCCCTGTTCTGTCCTGTGATTGCTgtcatctgtttttgttgtagGTAAATGGAAAGGAGCTGTCCCGCCTCTCTGGGGATCCCACCCTGGACATACGAGACCCTGTACTGTCCAACATACTGAGGCGGGGGGCTCGCAGACGGGCGGGCCTGGCTGGAGCTCCTGGAGGGCAAATGCCAGTGACCATGGGCATGGCCGACTGTGTGGACAGCTGCACCCAAACAGACATCAGCTTCCAACATATGTTGACTCTGGGCAAGAGCAGCCAGCATCCCTGTggagctccacccccacccgaCCCTCCGCCGTCCCCTCCACTGCCGCCACTGCTGGAGCCATATCTGTTCAACGAACTGTGAGTGGGAGTCATCTAATAGGCCTCAGACCAGAGCTCATCTGCTCCGCCATTCTGTTCACACATTTGAAGCCCCAATTACTGAAATGTTATTTCCTGAATGTTCTCACTCTCAGATTCATGGAGCCGGTGTACTATGACCCCACTGACTACTTCGATATCACTCAGCATGAAGTGGACAGGCAGGATGAGCTAGAATACGAGGTGAGAGTCCATTAGCTGCTTCGACTCTGTGCTACAAAAATTGCTTCCCCAACTCGTTCTGCCTGACATCCTTGTATTTTCCCTCCAGGAGGTGGAGTTGTGTAAGTCCCGTCAGCAGGACAAACTCGGTCTGACAGTGTGTTACAGAACCGATGACGAGGAGGACCTCGGGATCTATGTAGGAGAGGTGAAGGCAGTCATAAAAGAAAAATGCTCTGAAAAAAATTCAATACATTTTTCCCATATTCTAAATAAATCCTTATTTTTTAGGTGAACCCAAACAGTATCGCTGCGATGGATGGCCGCATCCGCAAAGGAGACAGAATACTACAGGTATTGGTTGTCTGAGTACTGTATAAAAATCATAACCCTTCTCTATATTTTGGTTAGATGTCTGTTTGGTTAGAGGTCGAAGGCGACGAGCTCCCTTCAGAAGGAGGGTGAACATGGTCCGCAGTCAGCTCTAGGCTGGACTCAGGGAAGAGGACGTCCCCTGCCTTGCATAGTCCCGTGGGCTGCAGCATTGTTGCATCCAGGTCGAAAGTCCGAAACACCCCCTGATTCCAAAAATGACACTACTGATGATGTGTCCTGAAATTTACATCTCTCCACATCTGAGATACAGCTCTCAACATCAAGGCAAACCTCAATGGGCATATCATCCACTGGCACAATGGACAGTTTACCAtcatgtcctgtgtgtgtcatgaTTCTGACATGTGCACTCGTCCAAAACCTGCCTTATTCACCTAAATTGGCAACTTTAGACTCCCGCCTCTCCCTCGGGATGAAGAAGGGGCTTAAGGGCCACCATTTTGACAGTAATGATGGtgttaaaatgtgtaaatgtgtaaagtGAGGTGAAAGCTTTTCAGCTCTGGTCACAAACTTATTAATCATTCCTACTTTTGCTATTAATAGTGCAAAACTCTGGAGTCTTAGATAGTCCCCTGTTCCATAATAGAGCTCAGCtacactcacattttaaagCTAATTGCTAATAGCTCGTATGAATTCTTTTCTGAATATTATCAGCTGTGCCAATAGGCTGAAAAGAGACTTGCTGGATTTCTAAAGAGAAGCCATTTTCTGAAGTGTGGTGCACTTTAATTGAATCCAGTGTCGGCATAAAGGGTCTTACATCTGACATTAGCTCAAGTTTactctcttctttctctgtcaGATAAATGGAGTGGACAtccagaacagagaggaggcgGTAGCTATTCTCACCAGAGAGGACAGCACTAATGTCTCCCTGCTTCTTGCTCGGCCTGAGATAGAGGTGAGGAAATTGGATATGTAGTCTTTGGGGAGAGTGCTGCACAGCTCGGACTGAACACTGACCTAAAAAATGAGTTCCTCTCCCTTTATCTCCCTCTTTATGTAACAAGAAATTATTTTACCCGCTAGTGAACATTTTATATTAACCTTCAGCTCgaaaacaaacattcaaaatgagaaagagctcttcttcttcttcacctgcaGCTGTTTAAAAAGCACAAAGGTGCAAAAACAAGATGAGAAACAGAtaccagacagagagagacaaagacaaatagAGCTTGTACTCATAGTGCAAATGTGGCACCACTTCGTTTCCCCTCAAGGTCACTCTTCTAGCAGATATAAGGGCagcgtgacacacacacacacacacacacctcagccgAATGACTTGTTAAACAcacaacttcacacacacttgaatGGATTTTTTACTGGATACTGTTACAACAAATGTGCAGACAGGCACGGTGAATGAGAGAAAAATATTTCAATGCCGTCTGAGCCACGGGGCAGATTTAAAAGGTGCTCATTAAaatgttcagacacacacatatactcacaaacacacacacacaaataacctCTCCCCTGTTTAAATATGTCCTTGTGTTTGaatacagcagcacagagcactaCCTAGGCCTGACAAGATTTATATTGCAGAGGCATTGTCCCACATTAAGATTCAGGCTGGGAGAGGGGAGCATCAGAGGGAAATGCACGAGCTAAGATTAAAGCCTGATCTGCTGTCTTTGGGGTGGGAGAAAGAAAGAACTGGAGGGGTTTGTCAAAGAATAAGAATGAAGATGAGATCTGATCAATATTTAGTCTCGCCAGTCTGCATGCAATTCACATACAAATCAAATCAATTAAGCAACctgcaaagaggaggaggaggaggaggaggaggagaatgggTGGGATGTTCACTCATTAAAGTTTGCATTATGTTCAATCAAtactgcagagtaaacagattTAGGCTGCAGTGAAAATGTTTTACTGAATGTACAATAATTCAGTTTATTTACTGTTTATAGAAATACCTCCTTTTATAAACATTtggattttatttaaataataaatatctcACAGAGCACTGGCGCCACCTagtgacaggaagctgctgcagcttcttattGTGATTGAAACACAAcagtctttctttgtgtttcttcagtaAATGAATCCCTCCACTGCCATGAGCTTATCTCCTCATTTGTGTCTCTTTACCTGTTAGAATGACAACCAGCTGGATCCAGATGAGCTGGACCTGGAGCCTCTGGACAACGCTGCCCACCTGGCCAGCAGCCACAGAGTGAGGAACAGCCCATCCATTCTGGGGGCTGGCCCGAGCAGCCTTGCAGGTGGATGTGCGCTTCGTGGTCACTCAGTGAACAGGGATTCACCTGATTTGCTACAGACTGTGCTGAGCAACAGCCAGGAGTTGGACAGCGGGGTCGGCCGTACAGATGAAAGCACTCGCTATGAGGAGTCTTCAGAACACGACCTCCTAGGTGACGACCACACCAGTGCCTCCAACACCAACGCCACCAACACACCTGGAAGCATGCGCAAGTTTTTGTCCAGCCGAGGAGGCACTCCACCATTATTGCACTCCCATGACCTCCAGTTCAGCATGGACTCCTTGATAGGACTGGACTGTATGAACGGAGGAGGGCTGGAACAGGTGGAGCGGTTGGAGAGAGCCTACATGGCAGATCCCATGAGGATGGTCATGCCAGGGCTCACTGAGGAGGAGTGTGAACGGTACAGAGAGCTTCTGGAGATCAAGTGTTATTATGAGAAGAACACTAATGCTCTGATGGTACTGAGAGATCAGGCACCAGAGGAGGGAGGCGTCTCCCTGGATGTGAACAGGAATGAGAACCTGACGCAGCATGAGATGGCCCTCCTGGAAGAAGAACTGCGCCACCTGGAGTTCAAGTGTCGTAACATCCTGCGGGCACAGAAGATGCAGCAGCTAAGGGAGCGCTGTCTGAAGGCCTGGCCTCTGGAAGACAAGAATGGGGGCAGCGCAGGAGCCGGCAGTAATTGTACTTTGGTTAGTGAGGAGTCCTGTCACCATGCTCTGTCAGATATCAATGAGCttccagagagcagagacagcaCGAGTGCCTACAACACTGGAGGAGAAAGCTGCAGGAGCACCCCTCTGGTCAATGAGCAGCACCCTTCACCCTCCACACAGAGTCTGGATGGAGGAGAGCCTCTTCTACTAACAGGCATGCAGCAATCCTCTacgaggcagagagagagaggaacccGGGCTGAAAGAGGAAACAGGTCACAAACAAACTTAAACCAATCATACTCTCCACATACTCACAGGAGAGCAGCTGAGGCTATGACTTCCACCACTGGAGAAAAGGCCAGGTCCATGCCCCAGGACGGAGGTACAAGGAGAGGCTCAGATGGAGGTGTGAGACGTAACTCTAAAGCCAATGGGACAAGTGAGAGGGCTGGGGGACGCAGTGCAGAAAACAGCCCCTATTTGTCCCGGCGCCAGCCTGATGAAAATCCGCCTCAGCGCTACCTGAGTTGCATGCAGTTGAGGTCACCCTCCACCTCTGAGCGTTTGGGTGGACTCAGAGAGAGCGCCATGGGGAATGAGGGCGATGCCAGCCCGATGAGCTTGGGTAGCACATGTAAAGATGCTCCTCAGGCCCCAGGTGCTGTCTGCTTACCCATAACCTCACCACTGCTGCCTGCCTCCCCTCGTATGGAGTGGAAGGTGAAGATCCGCAGTGATGGCTCACGCTATGTGGCCAAGCGGCCTGTGAGGGACCGCCTGCTGAAGGCACGAGCTATGAAGATCAGAGAGGAACGTAGTGGCATGACCACAGATGATGACGCCGTTAGTGAGATGAAGATGGGTCGTTACTGGAGCAAAGAGGAGCgcaagcagcagctgctgagggcCCGGGAGCAGCGGCGGCGCAGGGAGTTCATGATGCAGAGTCGCCTTGACTGTCTGAGAGAACGTGAGAACAGGGAGCAGGGTGGCGGTGGCGGAGGACAACAGGGAAcgacacagcagcaggaacccACCTCTATCTTGGAGCTGTGTCACCGCAGGAGCATGAAGAAGCGCAGTCGCAGAATCCTGGACAACTGGATCACTATACAGGAGCTCCTGGCTCATGGGGCCAGGTCAGCTGATGGGAAGAAAGTGTATAaccccctgctgtctgtcaccacagtgtgagataagagaggcaggcagagaggtaAGATAGTGCCAAAGTGCTTGATAGGGTCTGGAGGATAAACACATCAGCACAACTGCAGGGATGCAGCAACGCAAAATCAATGCTggaaatataattatattaaaaaacattcaGTGTAGGAGCAGAGAATTCACAGTACAATTGTTGCTGCTTTTTTGGAAAGAGCCAATTGGCATCAGGGCAATAATTGGGAAATTCACAGGTCTTATATCACAGTAATTTGATAATAAAGTTTTGGGTAGACTTGTCAGTATAAAAAACACCATCATCTGCATAACATACAAGTAAAAAGAAGTTTACTGTTTAAACAATCAGAACAGTggtgtatgtgtttgcatttaatGCAGGCCACACTTTTGGTGGAATCTGAACAAACAAATTAACATAACAAAATATTGTGATCCTCAAGTGTAGCAGTTATAGTAGCCAGGCAGCTACAACCAGAGGCCTTCTAACCAACCTGCTGTTAGGAGAGGTGACTCACAACCAGGAAGTAATCTTTACATGTTTCTATCCCATGTTTTATGGTTGACAGAATAaagaaataattttaaaaagtgaaggCCGTAAACCACACAAAGTCACTTCTGTGCCATAGAACTACAGTCCACACAAACGAGTTTCGGTAAATTAAAAGAACATTGTGTGCcagttagttttttttttttaaattcttgcAGCATTCTTGTACAAATGCTCCTTTGTTCTCCACATGCAAAACTCAGCTTAACTGTCAGATCACAGgcgcttttcttttttttttttttatatatatatatatataaggagAAGCTGAGCGGTGCCTTCTTTTCAGGCAGACTTGACTTTTCAAAGCCACACAAAAAAGGCTTAAGAGAATAAGTGATGAAGCACAGAGCAGCCGAGCACCGTTTTCTTCCAGTTAAGGCAAACACGGTGTATCATACAAGCACAGAAACCATTCGAGATGCTTTCATtcagaaaaggacaaaaaaagttTCTGCTTTTTTCAAAACCACCTTTGCTTATTATGCAATATGATTTCAATGACTGTATTCAAGGTTCTTTCATTGTGAGTGGCGATTACTGGGTCTACAGCTGCTTTTTATTTctgccaataaaaaaaaacgaagAATGGGGTAATTTAATTTATAATAGCCCATTTTAACAGGAGCTTATTTTTCATTTGGATTACATGCATGTTTGTGAGACCAAAATGATCTTTTCAATGTACTTTAAGATTGAAAGCTTTTAACATACTGTAACTGTGGACGTGTCTTTCTATGACTTCGCTCAAAATACTAgcatagtttaaaaaaaatacatggtGTACTTGTTTGTTCAATATTGTGATGTCAGGTGTCTGCCATTTTACAGTGAAAGCTTTTCTAAATAAATGCTGTGAACTCACTGCTTTGTCAAGATTTTTAcagattattttaaatgttataatTGTAATTATTAACATGGCCGGTgggtgaactgcagtcagcatccTGTGTATCGTTTGTTGTTATGGTGCACCATGGAACATCATCGTTGGCTAAAATCCACATCAAGCATATATCAGTGACTAAACTGGCCACTCAGATGCTACTGAAATCCAATTGCTGTAAATTCTCTTTGCTGCATTGGACTGGCATCGATTGCTATGTAATCTTAGCTACCGGTAATAGAAAAATTAATTAATGGTGAGAGGTTTATCGTTTAAGAACCTATCGCAAGGATGGACGACCGACAAACAGGATAACCCCCTACTCAGAAATAATGAGACCACATATCCTAAACAATTCTAAACCTTTATTTTTCTAACAAGAGTGAAAAGAAACAAAGgcaacattaaaatgaaaagtTTATAGACAAACTCACGAcaactgtgtgtctgtaatagcaataataataataataatataataatcatTTGAAcccagaaaacaaaataaacttgAGACAAAGTGAGTTACAGTGAAGTTACCTTAATTTGCAAAGAGAGAATAatgagggaggaagaaaaagaggtcAAATTGAGAGGAATAAAACATGGAGTCAAAAGGATATGACCTAAAAAAGCGTCAAGGGgtaagagaggaggagaagctgagAGAGGTACAGATATCCATTTTGGGAAAGTAGCACCAAAAACATTAATGCCTGTTTTTAACACTTCCCAAAATGTATTCAAAATGCATGTCCCCCTCCAAACACAAGATTTAATACAGCTAAAAAAATACAAGTGTAACCATGACACTGTTGTCTCAGCAGTCCTCTGCTGTACCTCAGCTTTCAGGACCATGCCCAAAACAACTGTCGAAATAAACCCATAGCTTATCCAACTTCAACAAGTGAGCTCAAGTGAAGTAAAACTGCATGGCCTGTCCTGAGAGACAGGGTTCTGCCGAACTAGCATTGAATACAGTTGGGATAACATATACTGACTGACCTCAGAGACTACTAAAGACGCTCCAATAAAGCCTCACATCGGTCCAACACAGTCCTATAATGTTCACAGGAAATGGGATCCAGGCCTGGTGGAGAGTCAGGTCTGGGCAAGACGGGGGagtcaaaaaacaaaagaaaagatgaGTGAGAAGGTCACAGATGAGACAATGGAGTGTCAATAAGGAGTCATTGCTCTTTTAGTGTCTTAATGAAGAAGGAGAAAATAGGCGGGGTAAGGGTGGAGGGGATGTCCTGCATCTTTCTAGAACTTGACACTGTCTTCTGGCACGAGAAGCTCTGTCTCTTAATTCCCCCAAACAATCCGTTCACACAGAGCTCCAGCGCTGACTGCATCACAAAATCTGCTAGAAGAGTTAAATGATTAATTATAAATACTTGTCACTACATTACAAAGATTTTAATGATACAAAAGAGTTGTTACCTCAGGGCCGGTCTGGACAGATGGGTGAGGGGAGGGACAGGTTTTCTTTGACTCGGAGGCATCCAGTGATCGTTCTCCTGTCCCTTCTCCCCTGCCACCTCTGTGGCCTTTTCTCTTCCTTTTGGTGTCCTTGGCTCGTCCGCGGCccatctgcctctgctcttCAAGCTCAATCTGAAAAAGAGGACAAGACCATTACAACGGCTGCACCGGGAAGTGaggtctatccaactagcatgtcatgagcaacggtgagtaaaacaacacacactacccactggtgggagtgtgctcaTCTGTATGTACCCACAGGTGCCTGCGCCTGTGTTGGGTGTGCacgtgtctgtgtatgtgcatcagGCTGTTGTGCATGgacagcagtggtgaattgTGAACACACCATGTatagacagaaatgacatgccgccgtgcaaataagataaacaacaaaaaccacAAAGGAAACCAATGGCTGAATATCTCATCTCTTGCAGTAGCCACGAGTTAGTGATATTTAATTAAGTAGTAGAATGAGCTTGTTGGAGATGAGAGGGTTTCCATTATACTCTCGAGTtaatgatggaaaaaaatgttgattttcCTGACCTGAATtagtgtctgcagtgtttctcTCGGTGGAACTGACGCAGCTAGAAGGACTCTgtggatggtgtgtgtctggTCCAAGGACACCTCCAGCAGGTCTccttccagctgcagctcctccagttgGAGCCTGGTGGCTGGGGAAACCTCCACCACCTGGCCTTTAAGCAAAGGCAGCAGTGGCTGCAGAGACCCCACACCTGGACAAAATCAGGCAGGTAGTCAGTGCTGGTGTCTGTGAGAAACTGTGTTTGAGACTAATGCAGTGAAGTCACTGAACATGCTGTCATACCTGTAACATTTGACTTCTTTCTGATGCCATTTTCACATCCAGCCTGCCAATCATGGATGCATGACATATTTTAAAATCTGAAGCAGTGATTCAATTACTTAACTTCAATATAAAGTGAGTACTTATAGTGTGTTTACCTCTGAGCCGTTGGTTTCCTTTGTGTTCTTTTTAGGTGAATTCTCCTCTGTTAGGTCAATGACTccatcctctccttctcctccctcagaATCTGACAATACAATAACTGAGCTCCCTTCTGTCTCCTTTTCCATGTCTTCGTCTTCTTCTGATTCATGATGGAGAGTCTCTTTCAGTTCCTGCAGGCTTTGAAGTGCATTCTGCAGCTCTGGTGTCTCCAGTGCCTCCTTGGCTCGGCCCTGCCAGTTTATCGCCCTCTCTGTGAGACACTGGAGGGC is part of the Parambassis ranga chromosome 7, fParRan2.1, whole genome shotgun sequence genome and harbors:
- the LOC114438701 gene encoding PDZ domain-containing protein 4, which translates into the protein MGCNMCVVQKPEEQYRVMFQKGHISNMLCSFEADGRLKVNGKELSRLSGDPTLDIRDPVLSNILRRGARRRAGLAGAPGGQMPVTMGMADCVDSCTQTDISFQHMLTLGKSSQHPCGAPPPPDPPPSPPLPPLLEPYLFNELFMEPVYYDPTDYFDITQHEVDRQDELEYEEVELCKSRQQDKLGLTVCYRTDDEEDLGIYVGEVNPNSIAAMDGRIRKGDRILQINGVDIQNREEAVAILTREDSTNVSLLLARPEIENDNQLDPDELDLEPLDNAAHLASSHRVRNSPSILGAGPSSLAGGCALRGHSVNRDSPDLLQTVLSNSQELDSGVGRTDESTRYEESSEHDLLGDDHTSASNTNATNTPGSMRKFLSSRGGTPPLLHSHDLQFSMDSLIGLDCMNGGGLEQVERLERAYMADPMRMVMPGLTEEECERYRELLEIKCYYEKNTNALMVLRDQAPEEGGVSLDVNRNENLTQHEMALLEEELRHLEFKCRNILRAQKMQQLRERCLKAWPLEDKNGGSAGAGSNCTLVSEESCHHALSDINELPESRDSTSAYNTGGESCRSTPLVNEQHPSPSTQSLDGGEPLLLTGMQQSSTRQRERGTRAERGNRSQTNLNQSYSPHTHRRAAEAMTSTTGEKARSMPQDGGTRRGSDGGVRRNSKANGTSERAGGRSAENSPYLSRRQPDENPPQRYLSCMQLRSPSTSERLGGLRESAMGNEGDASPMSLGSTCKDAPQAPGAVCLPITSPLLPASPRMEWKVKIRSDGSRYVAKRPVRDRLLKARAMKIREERSGMTTDDDAVSEMKMGRYWSKEERKQQLLRAREQRRRREFMMQSRLDCLRERENREQGGGGGGQQGTTQQQEPTSILELCHRRSMKKRSRRILDNWITIQELLAHGARSADGKKVYNPLLSVTTV